In the genome of Kluyveromyces marxianus DMKU3-1042 DNA, complete genome, chromosome 1, one region contains:
- the HEM4 gene encoding uroporphyrinogen-III synthase HEM4 codes for MSRIIFLKNKTTPTDPYETTFTDGGFEPVFVPLIRHFHVPDEALTLFRNRSYLTKLKYIIVTSQRTVECLNESILPKMTTEEQSLLKEKTIYTVGPATSEFLRNSGFQNIRGGVEVGNGGLLADLIVKSHSEEEIDHFLFLVGEIRRDIIPKKLKANGYKVNEIVTYKTENLLDNIDRFILHYKNDENNQAVMNKPSTWIVFFSPQGTEDIIEYLKENKGYKIASIGPTTEKYLLEKGLKPDTVSFKPSPIFLLNAINSYK; via the coding sequence ATGTCCAGAATAATTTTTCTtaagaacaaaacaacacCTACAGACCCGTACGAAACCACTTTTACAGATGGAGGGTTTGAACCTGTATTTGTTCCACTAATACGCCATTTCCATGTTCCAGACGAAGCGTTGACGCTATTCAGAAACAGGAGCTACCTAACGAAATTGAAATACATTATAGTTACTTCACAACGAACAGTCGAATGTCTAAATGAGTCAATACTTCCTAAAATGACTACGGAAGAGCAATCTCttttaaaggaaaagaCTATATACACAGTTGGACCGGCCACTTCGGAGTTCTTGAGAAATTCTGGTTTTCAAAACATAAGAGGAGGAGTCGAAGTTGGAAATGGCGGATTACTTGCTGATCTGATTGTTAAATCGCATTCTGAGGAAGAGATTGAtcactttttgtttttagtTGGAGAAATAAGAAGAGATATCATTCCCAAGAAACTTAAAGCTAATGGCTACAAGGTCAACGAAATTGTAACTTACAAAACCGAGAATCTGTTAGACAATATTGATCGTTTTATTTTGCACTATAAGAATGATGAGAATAACCAAGCGGTTATGAACAAGCCCTCCACATGGATTGTGTTCTTTAGTCCCCAGGGTACGGAAGATATAATTGAGTACctaaaagagaacaagGGCTATAAAATTGCTAGCATAGGTCCTACAACGGAAAAGTACCTCCTAGAAAAAGGTTTGAAACCAGACACTGTTAGTTTTAAGCCGTCTCCAATATTCTTACTGAATGCCATTAATAGTTACAAATAA